One Cygnus atratus isolate AKBS03 ecotype Queensland, Australia chromosome 6, CAtr_DNAZoo_HiC_assembly, whole genome shotgun sequence DNA segment encodes these proteins:
- the SPC25 gene encoding kinetochore protein Spc25, whose translation MSNVKTEDDITLVEREMKEFWAELKGVYGTEQLKQTLALRDSCKESLKVLSEKWAKKLKEGDLMIDKIQEYRNEILRQNKHISENQEHLTEIKSNLNHEEEQKKELTDSIQELKEELMKKKEVISSKNKAAKERVERLCKSKELFEERLGLEIRRIHDEQLQFIFRHIDHKDPDKPYVFTLSINDQGDYEVTSCTPPLDCIAEFQLKVRETNNFSAFVANIRKAFTALSYKQSA comes from the exons ATGTCTAACGTAAAGACAGAGGACGACATAACGCTCGTTGAGAGGGAAATGAAGGAGTTCTGGGCCGAGCTGAAGGGCGTTTATGGCACGGAGCAGCTCAAGCAGACCCTAGCGCTGAGGGACTCCTGCAAGGAGTCCCTGAAGGTGCTCTCAG AGAAATGGGCCAAGAAGCTGAAAGAAGGGGACCTGATGATCGATAAAATTCAGGAGTATAGAAATG agaTTCTTCGGCAGAATAAACACATATCAGAAAATCAAGAAcatttgacagaaataaaatctaacCTAAACCATGAAGAAGAGCAAAAGAAGGAGTTAACTGACAGTATCCAAGAGCTTAAAGAGGAgctgatgaagaaaaaggaag TGATATCTTCTAAAAACAAGGCTGCTAAGGAGAGAGTGGAACGACTTTGCAAGTCTAAAGAGTTGTTTGAAGAGCGGCTTGGATTGGAAATACGTAGAATTCATG ATGAACAGTTACAGTTTATATTCAGACATATTGACCACAAAGATCCTGACAAGCCATATGTGTTTACCCTTTCCATAAATGACCAGGGAGATTATGAAG tGACTTCCTGTACTCCTCCTCTGGATTGTATAGCAGAGTTCCAGCTGAAAGTGAGAGAAACTAACAACTTCTCTGCATTTGTTGCCAACATCAGAAAGGCTTTCACTGCTTTATCTTATAAACAGTCTGCCTAA